From a single Halovulum dunhuangense genomic region:
- a CDS encoding ABC transporter ATP-binding protein: protein MSKPFLSVENLTQRFPDSSGGTTTVFEEASFGIEKGEFVCILGHSGCGKSTIMNILAGLAEPTSGAVVMDGREVSGPSLDRGVVFQNYSLLPWLSALKNVSFAVAARHKDWTKAQVQDHSLKYLAMVGLDGEVVHRKPSQLSGGMRQRVSIARAFANQPKLLLLDEPFGALDALTRGTIQDELLKIWAGTEQTVFMITHDIDEAILLADRILLMTNGPFARVAESVEITIPRPRSRTEIVEHPNYYAIRNHLVQFLGVRSKELAGQREGTGPNRPETVRIDLTGTESEPEPSRPALRAISH from the coding sequence ATGTCCAAACCCTTTCTGAGCGTAGAGAACCTGACCCAGCGCTTCCCCGACTCCTCGGGCGGCACCACCACCGTCTTCGAGGAGGCGAGCTTCGGGATCGAGAAGGGCGAGTTCGTCTGCATCCTCGGCCATTCCGGCTGCGGCAAGTCCACCATCATGAACATCCTCGCGGGCCTGGCCGAACCGACCTCGGGCGCGGTGGTGATGGACGGGCGCGAAGTGTCCGGTCCCAGCCTCGACCGCGGCGTGGTGTTCCAGAACTACTCGCTGCTGCCCTGGCTCAGCGCGCTGAAGAACGTCAGCTTCGCCGTCGCCGCCCGCCACAAGGACTGGACCAAGGCACAGGTGCAGGACCATTCGCTCAAATACCTCGCCATGGTCGGCCTCGACGGCGAGGTGGTGCACCGCAAGCCCAGCCAGCTTTCGGGCGGCATGCGCCAGCGCGTGTCCATCGCGCGGGCCTTTGCCAACCAGCCGAAGCTCCTGCTGCTCGACGAACCCTTCGGCGCGCTCGACGCGCTGACGCGGGGCACGATCCAGGACGAGCTTCTGAAGATCTGGGCTGGCACCGAACAGACGGTGTTCATGATCACCCATGACATCGACGAGGCGATCCTCCTGGCCGATCGCATCCTCCTGATGACCAACGGCCCCTTCGCCCGCGTGGCGGAGTCGGTGGAAATCACCATCCCCCGCCCGCGCAGCCGCACCGAGATCGTGGAACACCCCAACTACTACGCGATCCGCAACCACCTGGTGCAGTTCCTCGGCGTCCGCTCGAAGGAACTGGCCGGCCAGCGCGAGGGGACGGGGCCCAACCGCCCCGAGACCGTGCGCATCGACCTGACCGGCACCGAAAGCGAACCGGAGCCGTCGCGCCCCGCGCTGCGCGCCATATCCCACTGA
- a CDS encoding nitroreductase family protein: MSETLNGMLEQRFGRSLPAAGDLAPAQADRLAALAGHGSVRAFADRPVPDTLVELVCACAFSAPSKSDLQLRDIVVVRDADRRAALAGLVPGTDWLRDAPVILILCGNAGRLVAMMERAGLPFPNAHADQLVNAVADAAITLGWLQAAANMAGLGGCAVSGIRENVDEVAALLELPPLVVPFAGFALGWPAEEAAITARLPLEVTLHAERFGSGDDPAALAEYDRRREALGQGNWTAKRTAQYSKPKNHAMGAFLKRAGFTLG; the protein is encoded by the coding sequence GTGAGCGAGACCTTGAACGGAATGCTGGAGCAACGCTTCGGCAGATCCCTTCCGGCGGCGGGGGATCTGGCCCCTGCGCAGGCGGACCGGCTGGCGGCGCTGGCGGGGCATGGCAGCGTCCGGGCCTTTGCCGATCGTCCCGTCCCGGACACGCTGGTCGAGCTGGTCTGCGCCTGCGCATTCTCGGCGCCATCCAAGAGCGACCTGCAGCTGCGCGACATCGTGGTGGTGCGGGACGCGGACCGGCGCGCGGCGCTGGCGGGGCTGGTGCCCGGGACGGACTGGCTGCGGGACGCGCCCGTCATCCTGATCCTGTGCGGCAATGCAGGCCGGCTGGTCGCGATGATGGAACGGGCGGGCCTGCCGTTTCCGAACGCCCATGCCGATCAGCTGGTGAACGCCGTGGCGGATGCGGCGATCACGCTGGGCTGGTTGCAGGCGGCGGCGAACATGGCGGGCCTGGGCGGTTGCGCGGTGAGCGGCATCCGCGAGAACGTGGACGAGGTGGCCGCGCTGCTGGAACTGCCGCCGCTGGTGGTGCCCTTCGCGGGCTTCGCCCTGGGCTGGCCGGCCGAGGAGGCGGCGATCACCGCGCGCCTGCCGCTGGAGGTGACGCTGCATGCCGAGCGGTTCGGTTCGGGCGACGATCCGGCGGCGCTGGCGGAGTACGACCGGCGGCGCGAAGCCCTGGGTCAGGGGAACTGGACCGCGAAGCGCACGGCGCAGTATTCGAAGCCGAAGAACCACGCGATGGGCGCATTCCTGAAGCGCGCGGGCTTCACCCTGGGCTGA
- the cynS gene encoding cyanase, whose translation MKDSFMPAPEMTKEDVTAMILSAKKQAGLKWEEIAEKIGMSPVWTHSACMGMNAMPRDKAEALVAVMGLPQEAASVLEESPTKVWEQAVPTDPCIYRLYEIVGVYGPTIKAIINEKFGEGIMSAIDFDMKITRVENPKGDRVKLEMSGKFLAYNNW comes from the coding sequence ATGAAAGACAGCTTCATGCCCGCCCCCGAGATGACCAAGGAAGACGTCACCGCCATGATCCTTTCGGCCAAGAAGCAGGCCGGGCTGAAATGGGAAGAGATCGCCGAAAAGATCGGCATGTCCCCGGTCTGGACCCACTCCGCATGCATGGGCATGAATGCCATGCCGCGCGACAAGGCCGAGGCGCTGGTCGCCGTCATGGGCCTGCCGCAGGAGGCGGCGTCGGTGCTGGAGGAGAGCCCGACCAAGGTCTGGGAACAGGCTGTGCCGACCGACCCCTGCATCTATCGCCTCTACGAGATCGTGGGCGTCTACGGCCCCACCATCAAGGCGATCATCAACGAGAAGTTCGGCGAGGGCATCATGTCCGCCATCGACTTCGACATGAAGATCACCCGTGTCGAGAACCCCAAGGGCGACCGGGTCAAGCTCGAGATGTCGGGCAAGTTCCTCGCCTACAACAACTGGTAA